Proteins encoded together in one Dermacentor variabilis isolate Ectoservices chromosome 2, ASM5094787v1, whole genome shotgun sequence window:
- the LOC142571883 gene encoding uncharacterized protein LOC142571883 isoform X2 — MKLLKTYGRRYKSSFLEVSNTKRVWSPEVVLLQTPPRNQSEILFDSLCNPTAKIKRAPRGKVKYGNVTNLFNISSEQSDNEHRKKSGPPCGRTDDRACRKRSQQNCKAHRKRPAAQQNGVSQSLANRKARPRRQNVKRLPTKLSLKSKKPQTQQLPPTSIRKGDFQKSKSTAISHSSTSSTSSCEIPRHHLKDDESFSLYLGRVRLPGSPVNPTSSTPKNDIKRNDRAYTDCIELSSLSDMNSIDISSPRFMENDSSIAYEGNKRPRQERTHTADGLVPSFLIPGDHSDWITIRKKRNRTKCKRDDGINRNRVKMTFTSGDASNSVWDTPMAEEWSPVLVSTPVSDGQVNRVEARKAWFLNCALQTPRVAPATICNNSVIVQNSAILEKQVQGTGSRNVEGSLKRKLASAVQFQAPSNKNNSDLFWENVPDSDVKARSQLRDSSRHMSPSTSHCRSDLECSIMPLSHDKSSVELSVTQQEKAQIEDFSVEVADLQGGALSKPDATFAVYSAKSDVLDSQGSGKLCDTEKSKSRLFIEPEASHQVLGNNSQLFVFQKDLRVKLVDVMKTSNADKCLLRSSLLVAQSDSEEALLSEEDVVQETFQLKELRVVLTDLKHQETRLNKNALDCSPHTSLLGDENDAEQSLPSREFATCKKFQMEYVRGRSIIRSKRKAHPVNSDICGASLARESQCTHANENMQSCLSKERALWEKFQLKDLRIVLTDLRDQCAIQPKNEVQADNTSSCGELLTHEPLCATFADAERLNRHHQSQTSSSELFYSISAHLDERGNLVHRSMNTPFQHCLRELSEAEKADMAVATCSPDILISKCHQIINSFACQVDQKLPQNNDNKSVKYANSIRKRSEGQHGRAIENEPLSLPTVALTCDAENTMSSATGGSATQMIPSSYASSKHKTDSAQPLAPCLRMCNRLNEKLKMLKETKVLKRLDTQHQLVQPPPPPSATLKKRLAQRMSCSNNRRSDCAPEERIIGANCNSSQNKSACKNNWSACPRRQARLTMARKSAVPSGVPLDANRMLLDMCRQSKALTFKQALGASAFKQCLKIGEGTYGEVFRIGHGSKASAIKIVPIEGSFPVNGENQKTAAQILPEAIICQELSALSQKGRNTICPNFIEVKRLYYIQDRYHPALLKQWDAFDSKRASENDRPDCFKADQKFIMFQFADGGTSLEDYEMEQSSILMCPTRMSFLVVLATTSLTSTGA, encoded by the exons ATGAAGCTCCTGAAAACATATGGCAGGAGATACAAATCGAGTTTCCTCGAAGTTTCCAATACCAAACGCGTCTGGAGCCCCGAGGTGGTTTTGCTTCAAACGCCGCCGAGAAATCAGTCGGAAATTCTTTTCGACAGCCTATG CAACCCTACGGCGAAGATAAAGCGTGCTCCAAGAGGGAAG GTAAAGTATGGGAATGTAACTAACCTGTTCAACATCAGCTCCGAGCAATCTGATAATGAGCATCGAAAGAAGTCCGGACCTCCCTGTGGACGTACTGACGACCGAGCCTGTAGGAAGCGCTCACAACAGAACTGCAAAGCCCATAGGAAACGG CCTGCAGCCCAGCAGAATGGTGTGTCACAGAGCCTGGCAAACAGGAAAGCCAGACCAAGGCGGCAGAATGTCAAGAGACTTCCAACAAAACTGTCACTTAAGAGCAAGAAGCCGCAGACACAGCAGTTGCCACCAACTTCAATAAGGAAAGGGGATTTTCAAAAGAGCAAGTCGACTGCGATAAGTCACAGCTCCACTAGTTCCACATCATCATGTGAGATACCTAGGCATCATCTCAAGGATGATGAGTCATTCTCATTATACCTCGGCAGGGTAAGGCTTCCTGGCAGTCCAGTAAACCCCACTAGCTCAACACCAAAAAATGATATAAAACGGAATGATAGGGCCTACACAGATTGCATCGAGCTGTCTAGTTTGAGTGACATGAATAGCATTGATATCAGCAGCCCTCGCTTTATGGAAAATGACAGCTCTATTGCATATGAAGGAAACAAAAGGCCTAGACAGGAACGAACCCACACTGCTGATGGTTTGGTTCCCTCATTTCTCATCCCAGGAGATCACAGCGACTGGATTACTATACGGAAGAAGAGAAATAGAACAAAGTGCAAGCGCGATGATGGAATAAATAGAAATAGAGTCAAAATGACCTTTACAAGTGGAGACGCTTCGAATTCAGTGTGGGATACACCTATGGCAGAAGAATGGTCACCAGTCCTGGTCAGCACACCAGTGTCTGACGGCCAAGTCAACAGAGTGGAAGCAAGAAAGGCGTGGTTCCTCAACTGCGCATTGCAGACACCACGTGTTGCACCAGCCACCATCTGTAACAACTCTGTCATAGTACAAAACTCTGCCATTTTGGAAAAACAAGTCCAGGGAACTGGGTCGCGTAATGTAGAGGGTAGCCTGAAGCGAAAGCTAGCCAGTGCAGTGCAGTTTCAAGCTCCCTCAAATAAAAACAACAGTGACTTGTTTTGGGAAAATGTTCCAGACAGCGACGTGAAAGCCAGAAGCCAATTGAGAGACAGTAGCAGGCACATGAGTccttcgaccagccactgcaggTCTGATTTAGAATGCAGCATCATGCCTCTGTCACATGATAAGAGTTCTGTTGAGCTTTCTGTAACTCAACAGGAAAAAGCTCAGATAGAAGATTTTTCTGTTGAGGTTGCAGACCTTCAAGGAGGAGCCTTGAGCAAACCAGATGCAACTTTCGCTGTATATTCTGCTAAGTCTGACGTTTTAGACTCGCAAGGGAGTGGAAAGCTGTGTGACACTGAGAAAAGCAAGAGTCGCCTATTTATCGAGCCAGAGGCTTCACATCAAGTACTAGGAAACAATTCACAGCTGTTCGTATTTCAGAAAGATCTGCGTGTCAAGCTTGTTGACGTTATGAAAACATCAAATGCTGATAAGTGCTTGCTGCGTTCATCTTTGTTAGTTGCTCAAAGTGACAGTGAAGAGGCATTGTTGTCAGAGGAAGATGTCGTACAGGAAACGTTCCAGCTTAAGGAGCTGCGTGTTGTTCTCACAGACCTAAAACATCAAGAAACAAGGTTGAACAAAAATGCACTTGATTGCTCACCACACACATCTTTATTGGGTGATGAAAATGATGCTGAACAGTCACTCCCATCAAGGGAGTTTGCCACATGTAAAAAGTTCCAAATGGAATATGTGAGAGGTCGGAGTATAATTCGAAGCAAAAGAAAAGCCCATCCAGTCAATAGTGACATATGTGGTGCATCCTTAGCACGTGAGTCACAGTGCACTCACGCTAATGAAAACATGCAGTCATGCTTGTCAAAGGAGCGTGCTCTGTGGGAAAAATTCCAGCTGAAAGATCTACGTATTGTTCTGACAGATCTGAGAGACCAATGTGCAATACAGCCCAAAAATGAAGTCCAGGCAGACAACACCAGCTCGTGTGGAGAGTTGCTTACACATGAGCCACTTTGTGCAACTTTTGCTGATGCGGAAAGGTTGAACAGACACCATCAAAGCCAAACAAGCTCCTCTGAACTGTTCTACAGTATTAGTGCTCATCTGGATGAGAGGGGCAATCTTGTGCATCGAAGCATGAACACACCGTTTCAGCATTGTCTTCGAGAGCTTTCAGAAGCTGAGAAGGCAGACATGGCAGTCGCCACATGTAGTCCTGACATTCTGATTTCCAAGTGTCATCAAATTATCAATTCATTTGCCTGCCAAGTGGATCAAAAGCTTCCACAAAATAATGATAACAAGAGTGTCAAATATGCCAATAGTATTAGGAAAAGGTCAGAAGGACAACATGGCAGGGCCATTGAGAATGAACCGTTGTCATTGCCAACTGTTGCTCTGACTTGTGACGCCGAAAATACCATGAGCAGTGCTACTGGTGGTTCGGCAACACAGATGATACCCAGCTCGTATGCCTCTTCCAAGCACAAAACTGACTCTGCGCAACCTTTAGCACCATGCTTACGCATGTGCAATCGACTCAACGAAAAGCTTAAAATGCTCAAGGAGACCAAGGTTCTTAAAAGACTCGACACTCAGCACCAGCTCGTgcaacctcctcctcctccttcagctACACTGAAGAAGAGACTTGCACAACGTATGAGTTGCTCAAATAATCGACGGTCAGACTGTGCGCCAGAAGAGCGCATCATTGGTGCTAACTGCAACTCTTCACAAAATAAGAGTGCTTGTAAAAACAACTGGTCTGCCTGCCCGAGACGACAG GCAAGACTCACCATGGCTCGCAAAAGTGCAGTTCCTTCAGGAGTGCCACTGGATGCCAATCGAATGCTACTCGATATGTGCCGTCAGAGCAAAGCCTTGACCTTCAAGCAAGCTCTTGGTGCCAG TGCTTTCAAGCAGTGCCTGAAAATTGGCGAGGGCACATATGGAGAAGTATTCCGAATTGGACATGGATCAAAAGCGTCTGCCATCAAGATTGTGCCCATTGAGGGTTCCTTCCCTGTGAATGGAGAAAATCAGAAAACTGCTGCACAGATTCTTCCAGAAGCCATCATTTGTCA gGAGTTGAGTGCTCTTTCCCAGAAGGGACGAAACACTATCTGCCCAAATTTTATTGAAGTGAAAAG GTTATACTACATTCAAGACAGGTACCACCCAGCCCTCCTGAAGCAGTGGGATGCATTTGATTCCAAAAGGGCAAGCGAAAACGATAGGCCAG ACTGCTTCAAGGCAGACCAGAAGTTTATCATGTTTCAGTTTGCAGATGGCGGAACATCCTTAGAAGATTATGAG ATGGAGCAGTCATCTATACTGATGTGTCCCACGAGGATGAGCTTTTTGGTGGTGTTGGCGACTACCAGTTTGACATCTACAGgcgcatga
- the LOC142571883 gene encoding uncharacterized protein LOC142571883 isoform X1: MKLLKTYGRRYKSSFLEVSNTKRVWSPEVVLLQTPPRNQSEILFDSLCNPTAKIKRAPRGKVKYGNVTNLFNISSEQSDNEHRKKSGPPCGRTDDRACRKRSQQNCKAHRKRPAAQQNGVSQSLANRKARPRRQNVKRLPTKLSLKSKKPQTQQLPPTSIRKGDFQKSKSTAISHSSTSSTSSCEIPRHHLKDDESFSLYLGRVRLPGSPVNPTSSTPKNDIKRNDRAYTDCIELSSLSDMNSIDISSPRFMENDSSIAYEGNKRPRQERTHTADGLVPSFLIPGDHSDWITIRKKRNRTKCKRDDGINRNRVKMTFTSGDASNSVWDTPMAEEWSPVLVSTPVSDGQVNRVEARKAWFLNCALQTPRVAPATICNNSVIVQNSAILEKQVQGTGSRNVEGSLKRKLASAVQFQAPSNKNNSDLFWENVPDSDVKARSQLRDSSRHMSPSTSHCRSDLECSIMPLSHDKSSVELSVTQQEKAQIEDFSVEVADLQGGALSKPDATFAVYSAKSDVLDSQGSGKLCDTEKSKSRLFIEPEASHQVLGNNSQLFVFQKDLRVKLVDVMKTSNADKCLLRSSLLVAQSDSEEALLSEEDVVQETFQLKELRVVLTDLKHQETRLNKNALDCSPHTSLLGDENDAEQSLPSREFATCKKFQMEYVRGRSIIRSKRKAHPVNSDICGASLARESQCTHANENMQSCLSKERALWEKFQLKDLRIVLTDLRDQCAIQPKNEVQADNTSSCGELLTHEPLCATFADAERLNRHHQSQTSSSELFYSISAHLDERGNLVHRSMNTPFQHCLRELSEAEKADMAVATCSPDILISKCHQIINSFACQVDQKLPQNNDNKSVKYANSIRKRSEGQHGRAIENEPLSLPTVALTCDAENTMSSATGGSATQMIPSSYASSKHKTDSAQPLAPCLRMCNRLNEKLKMLKETKVLKRLDTQHQLVQPPPPPSATLKKRLAQRMSCSNNRRSDCAPEERIIGANCNSSQNKSACKNNWSACPRRQARLTMARKSAVPSGVPLDANRMLLDMCRQSKALTFKQALGASAFKQCLKIGEGTYGEVFRIGHGSKASAIKIVPIEGSFPVNGENQKTAAQILPEAIICQELSALSQKGRNTICPNFIEVKRLYYIQDRYHPALLKQWDAFDSKRASENDRPDCFKADQKFIMFQFADGGTSLEDYEINSATEARSIFLQVACALAVAETALEFEHRDLHWGNILVAPMKQRHIQCHLPEGSFSLETNGVLASVIDYTLSRLRKDGAVIYTDVSHEDELFGGVGDYQFDIYRRMKEHNQNDWKSYKPYTNALWLHYLSCKLLEKSCHSTRSRQQSSAAAELRKWSDTLILQCSSSKDIFLKCISTQSTKKRARSCLAH; this comes from the exons ATGAAGCTCCTGAAAACATATGGCAGGAGATACAAATCGAGTTTCCTCGAAGTTTCCAATACCAAACGCGTCTGGAGCCCCGAGGTGGTTTTGCTTCAAACGCCGCCGAGAAATCAGTCGGAAATTCTTTTCGACAGCCTATG CAACCCTACGGCGAAGATAAAGCGTGCTCCAAGAGGGAAG GTAAAGTATGGGAATGTAACTAACCTGTTCAACATCAGCTCCGAGCAATCTGATAATGAGCATCGAAAGAAGTCCGGACCTCCCTGTGGACGTACTGACGACCGAGCCTGTAGGAAGCGCTCACAACAGAACTGCAAAGCCCATAGGAAACGG CCTGCAGCCCAGCAGAATGGTGTGTCACAGAGCCTGGCAAACAGGAAAGCCAGACCAAGGCGGCAGAATGTCAAGAGACTTCCAACAAAACTGTCACTTAAGAGCAAGAAGCCGCAGACACAGCAGTTGCCACCAACTTCAATAAGGAAAGGGGATTTTCAAAAGAGCAAGTCGACTGCGATAAGTCACAGCTCCACTAGTTCCACATCATCATGTGAGATACCTAGGCATCATCTCAAGGATGATGAGTCATTCTCATTATACCTCGGCAGGGTAAGGCTTCCTGGCAGTCCAGTAAACCCCACTAGCTCAACACCAAAAAATGATATAAAACGGAATGATAGGGCCTACACAGATTGCATCGAGCTGTCTAGTTTGAGTGACATGAATAGCATTGATATCAGCAGCCCTCGCTTTATGGAAAATGACAGCTCTATTGCATATGAAGGAAACAAAAGGCCTAGACAGGAACGAACCCACACTGCTGATGGTTTGGTTCCCTCATTTCTCATCCCAGGAGATCACAGCGACTGGATTACTATACGGAAGAAGAGAAATAGAACAAAGTGCAAGCGCGATGATGGAATAAATAGAAATAGAGTCAAAATGACCTTTACAAGTGGAGACGCTTCGAATTCAGTGTGGGATACACCTATGGCAGAAGAATGGTCACCAGTCCTGGTCAGCACACCAGTGTCTGACGGCCAAGTCAACAGAGTGGAAGCAAGAAAGGCGTGGTTCCTCAACTGCGCATTGCAGACACCACGTGTTGCACCAGCCACCATCTGTAACAACTCTGTCATAGTACAAAACTCTGCCATTTTGGAAAAACAAGTCCAGGGAACTGGGTCGCGTAATGTAGAGGGTAGCCTGAAGCGAAAGCTAGCCAGTGCAGTGCAGTTTCAAGCTCCCTCAAATAAAAACAACAGTGACTTGTTTTGGGAAAATGTTCCAGACAGCGACGTGAAAGCCAGAAGCCAATTGAGAGACAGTAGCAGGCACATGAGTccttcgaccagccactgcaggTCTGATTTAGAATGCAGCATCATGCCTCTGTCACATGATAAGAGTTCTGTTGAGCTTTCTGTAACTCAACAGGAAAAAGCTCAGATAGAAGATTTTTCTGTTGAGGTTGCAGACCTTCAAGGAGGAGCCTTGAGCAAACCAGATGCAACTTTCGCTGTATATTCTGCTAAGTCTGACGTTTTAGACTCGCAAGGGAGTGGAAAGCTGTGTGACACTGAGAAAAGCAAGAGTCGCCTATTTATCGAGCCAGAGGCTTCACATCAAGTACTAGGAAACAATTCACAGCTGTTCGTATTTCAGAAAGATCTGCGTGTCAAGCTTGTTGACGTTATGAAAACATCAAATGCTGATAAGTGCTTGCTGCGTTCATCTTTGTTAGTTGCTCAAAGTGACAGTGAAGAGGCATTGTTGTCAGAGGAAGATGTCGTACAGGAAACGTTCCAGCTTAAGGAGCTGCGTGTTGTTCTCACAGACCTAAAACATCAAGAAACAAGGTTGAACAAAAATGCACTTGATTGCTCACCACACACATCTTTATTGGGTGATGAAAATGATGCTGAACAGTCACTCCCATCAAGGGAGTTTGCCACATGTAAAAAGTTCCAAATGGAATATGTGAGAGGTCGGAGTATAATTCGAAGCAAAAGAAAAGCCCATCCAGTCAATAGTGACATATGTGGTGCATCCTTAGCACGTGAGTCACAGTGCACTCACGCTAATGAAAACATGCAGTCATGCTTGTCAAAGGAGCGTGCTCTGTGGGAAAAATTCCAGCTGAAAGATCTACGTATTGTTCTGACAGATCTGAGAGACCAATGTGCAATACAGCCCAAAAATGAAGTCCAGGCAGACAACACCAGCTCGTGTGGAGAGTTGCTTACACATGAGCCACTTTGTGCAACTTTTGCTGATGCGGAAAGGTTGAACAGACACCATCAAAGCCAAACAAGCTCCTCTGAACTGTTCTACAGTATTAGTGCTCATCTGGATGAGAGGGGCAATCTTGTGCATCGAAGCATGAACACACCGTTTCAGCATTGTCTTCGAGAGCTTTCAGAAGCTGAGAAGGCAGACATGGCAGTCGCCACATGTAGTCCTGACATTCTGATTTCCAAGTGTCATCAAATTATCAATTCATTTGCCTGCCAAGTGGATCAAAAGCTTCCACAAAATAATGATAACAAGAGTGTCAAATATGCCAATAGTATTAGGAAAAGGTCAGAAGGACAACATGGCAGGGCCATTGAGAATGAACCGTTGTCATTGCCAACTGTTGCTCTGACTTGTGACGCCGAAAATACCATGAGCAGTGCTACTGGTGGTTCGGCAACACAGATGATACCCAGCTCGTATGCCTCTTCCAAGCACAAAACTGACTCTGCGCAACCTTTAGCACCATGCTTACGCATGTGCAATCGACTCAACGAAAAGCTTAAAATGCTCAAGGAGACCAAGGTTCTTAAAAGACTCGACACTCAGCACCAGCTCGTgcaacctcctcctcctccttcagctACACTGAAGAAGAGACTTGCACAACGTATGAGTTGCTCAAATAATCGACGGTCAGACTGTGCGCCAGAAGAGCGCATCATTGGTGCTAACTGCAACTCTTCACAAAATAAGAGTGCTTGTAAAAACAACTGGTCTGCCTGCCCGAGACGACAG GCAAGACTCACCATGGCTCGCAAAAGTGCAGTTCCTTCAGGAGTGCCACTGGATGCCAATCGAATGCTACTCGATATGTGCCGTCAGAGCAAAGCCTTGACCTTCAAGCAAGCTCTTGGTGCCAG TGCTTTCAAGCAGTGCCTGAAAATTGGCGAGGGCACATATGGAGAAGTATTCCGAATTGGACATGGATCAAAAGCGTCTGCCATCAAGATTGTGCCCATTGAGGGTTCCTTCCCTGTGAATGGAGAAAATCAGAAAACTGCTGCACAGATTCTTCCAGAAGCCATCATTTGTCA gGAGTTGAGTGCTCTTTCCCAGAAGGGACGAAACACTATCTGCCCAAATTTTATTGAAGTGAAAAG GTTATACTACATTCAAGACAGGTACCACCCAGCCCTCCTGAAGCAGTGGGATGCATTTGATTCCAAAAGGGCAAGCGAAAACGATAGGCCAG ACTGCTTCAAGGCAGACCAGAAGTTTATCATGTTTCAGTTTGCAGATGGCGGAACATCCTTAGAAGATTATGAG ATAAACTCTGCAACAGAAGCCAGGAGCATTTTCCTCCAAGTTGCTTGCGCATTGGCCGTCGCTGAAACTGCTCTAGAGTTTGAGCACCGTGACCTCCACTGGGGAAACATTTTGGTGGCGCCAATGAAGCAACGTCACATTCAGTGCCATCTGCCTGAGGGTAGCTTCAGTCTTGAAACAAATGGTGTTCTGGCCTCGGTGATTGACTACACATTGTCCAGGTTACGCAAAG ATGGAGCAGTCATCTATACTGATGTGTCCCACGAGGATGAGCTTTTTGGTGGTGTTGGCGACTACCAGTTTGACATCTACAGgcgcatgaaagagcacaatca AAATGACTGGAAGAGCTACAAGCCATACACAAATGCACTTTGGCTCCACTACCTTTCCTGCAAGCTGCTCGAAAAGAGTTGTCACTCTACAAGGAGTCGACAACAGAGCTCCGCAGCAGCCGAACTTAGAAAGTGGAGTGACACGCTCATCCTTCAATGTTCATCATCCAAGGATATTTTTCTCAAGTGCATCAGCACACAGTCTACAAAGAAAAGAGCACGCTCTTGCCTTGCCCACTGA